The window AGGCCGACCAGGTCGACGCCCAGCTCCAGCGCGTTGGTCGAGGCCAGCCCGAGCAGGTCGCCGTGCAGCAGCGCCCGCTCCAGTTCGCGTCGCTCCTCGCGCAGGTAGCCGGCCCGGTAGGCGGCCACCCGGTCGCCGAGCCCGGGCACCGCCTCGTCGAGGGACCGGCGGGCGTTCGCCGCCACCACCTCGGCGCCGCGCCGGGAGCGTACGAAGGCCAGCGTGCGTACCCCCTCGGCGACCGTGTCGGCGAGCAGGTCGGCCGTCTCCCGCAGCGCCGACCGGCGGACCTGGGTGAGGTCCGCCTGCTGGTCGGCGGCGGAGTCCCGCGGCAGCAGCGGCGGCTCCCAGAGCGCGAACGTCACCCCGCCGCGGGGCGAGGTGTCCTCGGTGACGGCGGTCACGGGCACCCCGGTGAGCCGCCCCGCCGCCGTCGCCGGGTCGCCGGACGTGGCCGAGGCCAGTACGAAGACGGGCGTGCTGCGGAACCGGGCGCACTGCCGCCGCAGCCGGCGCAGCACGTGCGCGACGTGCGAGCCGAAGACCCCCCGGTAGGTGTGGCACTCGTCGATCACCACGTACGTGAGCCGGCGCAGGAAACCGGACCACTGGGCGTGCCCGGGCAGGATGCCGTGGTGCAGCATGTCGGGGTTGGTCAGCACGAACCGGGAGTGCTTGCGGATCCACTCCCGTTCGGCGCGCGGGGTGTCGCCGTCGTAGCAGGCGGGGCGTACCCCCTCCAGTTCGAGCGCGGCGACGGCGCGCAACTGGTCGGCGGCGAGCGCCTTCGTCGGCGCCAGGTAGAGCACGGTGGCCCGGGGGTCGGCGAGCAGGGTGGCCAGGGCGGGAAGCTGGTAGGCCAGGGACTTGCCGGACGCGGTGCCCGTGGCCACCACGACGTGCCGGCCGTCGTACGCCAGGGTGGCCGCCTCCGCCTGATGCCGCCAGGGCGCGACCACGCCGCGTCGGGCGAACGCCGCGCGCAGTTCCTCCGGTGCCCAGTCCGGCCACGGGGCGGGCTCGCCGGCCCGTGCCGGCACCCGCTCGACGTGGGTGACCGGGTCGGCGCCGGCGCGGGCGCGCAGCCGACCCAGCAGGTCGGCCGGCGCCGGGTGCGTCGGGCCGGAGCGGTCGGACGACGGCTTCAGGTCGTGGCGCGGCGCTGGCTGCGCCGAGCTGGAGCCGTCGGTGGTCACGTCCTGCACTCTCGCACTGGTGTTCGGAGATGGAAAGCGGGGGGCCGGGGTAAGGGGAGGCTCCGCCGGTGAGCAGAGCCGGTCTCCGGCGGGGATGGTTAGATGCCCAGGAGAGTTTACGGCTCTTGCGAGGGAGGACCGATGGAGCTGTCGCTGGCGACCCGCACCGTGGGCGAGCACACGGTGCTCGAAGTCGGCGGTGAGGTGGACGTCTACACCGCGCCCCGGCTACGGGAGCGGCTCCTCGAGCTGATCGACGGTGGGGCCCGTCACGTCGTGGTCGACCTGGGTCGGGTGGACTTCCTCGACTCCACCGGGCTGGGCGTGCTGGTCGGCGCGCTCAAGCGGCTGCGCGCGGCCGGCGGCTCGTTCGCCCTGGTCTGCGACAAGGAGCCGCTGCTCAAGATCTTCCGGATCACCGCGCTCGACCAGGTCTTCCCGCTGCATCCCACGGTCGACGCGGCGGTCGGCACCGACCCGGCCGGCACCGGCGTCTGATGGCCACGGTCAAGCTCTCCTTCTCGCCGGCCCCGGTGCACGTGCGCACCGCGCGCCTGGTCGGCGTGGCGGTCGCCCGGCGGGCCGGGGTCCGCGAGGAGCTGCTGGACGAGGTGCGGCTGGCCATCGGCGAGGCGTGCACCCGCGCGGTCGCCCTGCACCGCCAGTACGGCGTGTCCGAGCCCGTGCTCGTCGAGATGTCCGACACGGGCGCGTACGCGGTGCGCGTCGTCGACCGCGCGCCGATCGAGGCCGGTCTCGGCCTGGCGGCGCTCAACGCCGACCAGCTCGCCAACGAGTCGCTCGACGAGGACGACCTCACCACCGGCGTGGGCTTCGCGCTGCTTGCCGGTTTCGTCGAGGACCTCCAGGTGCGCCCGGTCGACGAGGGCGTCGGCACCGAGGTGCGGATGGTCTGGCCCGTCGGCCGGTGAGCTGATCTTCCACCGCCCTCGCCGAGGGCGTCGTACGCCGTGAGAGGCCGTGTCCCGCCGGGGCGCGGCCTCTTTGGCATGGATGGGCTCCTATATCAGATTTTTCCTCATAACACAGCGACGAAGATCATCGCGGCGCGGTGCCCCCTCGGTGTGACCTCCAACACTGTGGAGGGCTAGAGTACGCGAGTTGTCAGCAAGTGATCCATCCCGCGGCCAGCGGGAACGGTTGTTCATCGCTGGTCCGACCGGGGTGGAGTGGCGCGCGCTTGCGACTCCGCATCCAGGCGCCGGGTCGGTGCGTCTCCACCGGCCGGCGCGAGCGTTCGGTACAGGAGGACACAGATGTCCGACACCTTGGCCGCCGATGGCGGCGGGATCTCCCTCACCGGAAACAACGTCACGTACGTCGTCATCGCCGCGGTCATCGCGCTGGTGGCGCTCGCCTTCGCCGGCGCGCTGACGAAGGCCGTACTGGCCGCCGGCAAGGGCACCAACAAAATGCAGGAGATCTCCGGCGCGGTCCAGGAGGGCGCCTCGGCCTACCTGCTCCGGCAGTTCCGGACCCTGGCGATCTTCGTGGTCATCGCCGTGGTGCTGCTCTTCCTGCTGCCGGTGCACGGCACCGACGGCAGCGAAGTGGCGGTGAAGATCGGCCGATCCGTCTTCTTCGTCGTGGGCGCGCTGTTCAGCGCGTTCATCGGCGGCGCCGGCATGTGGCTGGCCACCCGGGCCAACCTGCGGGTCGCCGCCGCCGCCCGGGAGCGCGAAGGCGGCCGGGAGGCCGCGATGAAGATCGCCTTCCGCACCGGTGGCGTGGTCGGCTTCCTCACCGTCGGTCTCGGCCTCTTCGGCGCCGCGCTGGTCGTGCTGTTCTACCGCAGCGACGCGCCGACCGTGCTGGAGGGCTTCGGCTTCGGCGCCGCGCTGCTCGCCATGTTCATGCGGGTCGGCGGCGGCATCTTCACCAAGGCCGCCGACGTCGGCGCCGACCTGGTCGGCAAGGTCGAGCAGGGCATCCCCGAGGACGACCCGCGCAACGCCGCCACCATCGCCGACAACGTGGGCGACAACGTGGGTGACTGCGCCGGCATGGCCGCCGACCTCTTCGAGTCGTACGCGGTCACCCTGGTCGCCGCGCTGATCCTCGGCCGCGCCGCCTTCGGCGAGGAGGGCCTGGTCTTCCCGCTGATCGTCTCCACCATCGGTGTGCTCGTCGCGATCGTCGGCGTCTTCATCACCCGGCTGCGCGCCTCGGACCGCAACGGCCTGACCGCGATCAACCGGGCCTTCTACATCTCGGCGGTGCTCTCCGCGGTGCTGGTGGCGATCGCCACGTACGCGTACCTGCCGGCCACCTTCGCCGAGCTGGAGGGCGGGCTGACCGACGTCAGCGAGAACCCGCGGACGGTCGCCATCGGCGCGGTCGTCATCGGCATCGTGCTGGCGGCGGCGATCCAGGCGCTGACCGGCTACTTCACCGAGACCAACCGGCGCCCGGTGCAGGACATCGGCAAGAGCTCGCAGACGGGCGCCGCCACCGTCATCCTCGCCGGCATCAGCATCGGCCTGGAGTCGGCGGTCTACTCGGCGCTGCTGATCGGCGCCGGCGTGTTCGGCGCGTTCCTGCTCGGCGGCAGCTCCATCACGCTCTCGCTGTTCGCCGTGGCGATGGCCGGCACCGGCCTGCTCACCACGGTCGGCGTGATCGTCGCGATGGACACCTTCGGCCCGATCTCCGACAACGCCCAGGGCGTGGCGGAGATGTCCGGCGACATCGACGAGCACGGCGCCCGGACGCTCACCGAGCTGGACGCGGTCGGCAACACCACCAAGGCGATCACCAAGGGCATCGCGATCGCCACGGCGGTGCTCGCCGCGACGGCGCTGTTCGGCTCGTACACCGACACGCTGCGCACCGCGTACTCGGACGCCGGAGTGGGCGACGTCGGCACCGAGATCCTCAACTCGCTGAACGTGGCGAACCCGCGCAACCTGGTCGGCCTGATCATCGGCGCCGCGGTGGTGTTCCTCTTCTCCGGCCTGGCCATCAACGCGGTCTCCCGCTCGGCGGGCGCGGTCGTGATGGAGGTACGCCGGCAGTTCCGTGAGCTGCCCGGCATCATGGACGGCACCCAGCGCCCCGAGTACGGCAAGGTCGTCGACATCTGCACCCGGGACGCGCAGCGCGAGCTGATGACCCCCGGTCTGCTCGCCATCCTCGCGCCGATCGCGGTGGGCTTCGGCCTCGGGCCCGGCGCGCTGGCGGCGTACCTGGCCGGTGCGATCGGCGCCGGCACGCTGATGGCGGTCTTCCTGTCCAACTCCGGTGGCGCCTGGGACAACGCCAAGAAGCTCGTCGAGGACGGCGCGTACGGCGGCAAGGGCTCCGAGTCGCACGCCGCCACGGTCATCGGCGACACCGTCGGCGACCCGTTCAAGGACACCGCCGGCCCGGCGATCAACCCGCTGATCAAGGTGATGAACCTGGTCTCACTGCTGATCGCGCCGGCCGTGGTGGCCTGGAGCGTGGGCGACGAGCGGAACACCGCCCTGCGGGTGGGGATCGCCGTGGTGGCGACGCTGATCATCGCCGCGGCGGTGGTGTTCAGCAAGCGCAAGGGCGTGGCCATGTCCGACGCCGACTCCGGCACGGGTGCGGGCAGTCCGGACCAGCGGCCGGAGACGGTCAACGCCTGATCCGTCCGACATCGGAGGTCCCCGGTCGGCCCGCGCGGCCGGCTGGGGACCGCCCGTGCCACCCGGCAAACCTGTCCGGTGCCCGGACTCGACAGAGGCCGTACGCTGCAACGCATGCGCACGTGCCGGGCGGCAGCCGCCGGAAAGCTCACGGTGGTCCTGGCCACGCTCGTTCTCGTGCTGGCCGGATGCGGCGGCGGCACCAACTCCCGGGCGTGGGCGGCGTCGGTCTGCACCGCGCTCACCCCGTGGCGGGCCGAGATCAGCAAGCTGACCAGCAGCACCGACCAGCAGATGACCGCCCAGACCACCCCGGCGCAGGCGAAGGAGAACCTGGTGCGGCTCTTCGGCGGCGCGGAGCAGGCCAGCGAGACCGCCCGACGCAAGGTCGAGGAGGCCGGCGTACCGGACGCCGAGCGCGGCGAGGAGGTCTCGGCGGGCTTCCAGGCCTCGCTGGCGAAGGTGCGCGACGCGTACGGCAGGGCCCGCGACACCATCGACGGGCTGGGCACCGGCCAGCCCACCGTCTTCTACGACGGCGTCCGGGCCGCCGTGGAGACCCTGAACAAGGAGTACGACGCCAGCGCGCTCGACACCAGCCAGCTCAACTCCGAGGAGTTGAAACGCGCCTTCGACGAGGTGCCGGAGTGTCGCTGAGCGGGACCGGTGACCCGTCGGGCGGCGAAGCGCTGCCGGTGCTCTTCCCGGCCCCCACGGACCGGGTCGCGCCGGTCGCCCGCCGACCCGTACCGCCCCCGCCGGCCGACGCCGACGAGTCCGCCCGGCAGCTGACCTTCTTCGGCGCGGAGGCGGCGGACCCGTCCATCGCCGATCTCGCCGGGCTGCTGGCCGGCCCGGGCGAGGCGGTCCGGATGGGCGGCACGGCCCGGCTCTCGATCGTGGTCGACGCGGCCTGGCGGGTGCACGTCCTCGTCGCCGAGCTGGCGCTGCGCGGGGTGGCGGCCACCTGGGAGGCGACCACCGACGGGCGGCACGCGGTGCGCACCTCGTACGCCCGCACGCTGAAGCCGCTCGCGGCGGCCTGGCTGCGCGGTACGGGCAAGCGACCGCCCGCCGGCTTCCACCTCAACGGGCGGCGGCTGCGGCTCTGGCTCGCCGCGGCGGGAGCCGCCGAGCCGTCCGGCTTCCTGCTCCGGCTCGGCGCCGCCGACGAGGAGTGCTGGGGGCCGGTCGCCGGGGCCCTCGACGCGGTCGGCCTGTCCGGGGCGCTGCTCGGGCCCGGCGAGGGCGGGCCGGCGTACCGGATCACCGGCCGGCGGCGGCTCGCCCGCCTGGCCGAGCTGGTGGGCGACCCGCCGCCCGCCGCCCCCGCGACCGACTGGCCGGCCCGCTCCTGACCGCCCGTCGGCGCCCGCCTCGTCGCGCCGGTCGGGCCTGTCCGATGAGGGACAACAAGTGCGCAATTTCGCGGAAAACAGCCGGGTGGCGCCTCGACCGAGGGTCCGCCATCGTCACAGTGTCCCGCCCAGCGGCACACGCACGGTGTACGGTGGCGCCGTCCGGCACGCCCCGCCGCCGGCGGAGAAAGAGGCCGCCCCGCCGGGACGGTTTGCCGCCCGCGAAACCCGAAACGCGGACGGCGCGTTACGTTGGACATCCGGGCCGCCGGGGGTCGGCGGGCCGAGAGTGGCCCGAACCGGGCGCCGGTGGCTGCGAGCAGGAGTGAGGTCGGGGAGAGACGTGCCGAGCAACGCTGGAACCACCCGTCTGGTCATCGTCGAGTCACCGGCGAAGGCCAAGACGATCTCGGGCTATCTCGGCCCGGGGTACGTCGTGGAGGCCAGCTTCGGCCACGTCCGGGACCTCCCGCGCAACGCCGCCGACGTGCCGGCCAAGTACAAGGGCGAGTCGTGGGCCCGGCTCGGGGTGGACGTCGACAACGGCTTCCACGCCCTCTACGTGGTCTCCGCCGACCGCAAGCAGCAGATCAGCAAGCTGGTGAAGCTGGCCAAGGAGGTCGACGAGATCTTCCTGGCGACGGATGAGGACCGCGAGGGCGAGGCGATCGCCTGGCACCTGGTGGAGACGCTCAAGCCCAAGGTGCCGGTCAAGCGGATGGTCTTCCACGAGATCACCAAGCCGGCCATCCAGGCCGCGGTGGCCAACCCCCGCGAGATCGACCGGGACCTGGTCGACGCCCAGGAGGCCCGGCGCATCCTCGACCGCCTCTACGGCTACGAGGTCTCGCCCGTGCTGTGGAAGAAGGTCATGCCGAAGCTCTCGGCGGGCCGGGTGCAGTCCGTGGCGACGCGGATCGTGGTGGAGCGCGAGCGGCAGCGGATGGCCTTCCGCACGGCGGAGTACTGGGACATCCTGGCCACCCTGGCCGTGACGGACGCCAGCGAGGGGCCCCGCAACTTCAACGCCACCCTGGTCGCGCTGAACGGCGACCGGATCGCCACCGGCAAGGACTTCGAGCCGACCACCGGCCGGGTGAAGGCCGGCGCGGGCGTGGTCCACCTCGACGCCGGGGGCGCCCGGGGCCTCGCGGCCCGCCTGGAGGGCCGGCCGTTCACCGTCACCCGGGTCGAGGAGAAGCCCTACCGCCGCCGCCCGTACGCGCCGTTCATCACCTCCACCCTCCAGCAGGAGGCGGCCCGCAAGCTGCGGTTCTCGTCGCAGCAGACGATGCGCACCGCGCAGCGCCTCTACGAGAACGGCTACATCACCTACATGCGTACCGACTCGGTGAACCTGTCGGAAACCGCCATCACGGCGGCCCGCCGGCAGATCGTCGAGCTGTACGGCGAGCGCAGCGTGCCGCCGGAGCCGCGCCGCTACACCGGCAAGGTGAAGAACGCGCAGGAGGCGCACGAGGCGATCCGCCCGGCGGGGGACAACTTCCGCACCCCGGGTGACGTGGCCAAGGAGCTCTCCGCCGAGGAGTTCAAGCTCTACGAGCTGATCTGGCGGCGCACCATCGCCTCGCAGATGACCGACGCCGTCGGCTCGAGCGTCTCGGTGCGCATCCGCGCCGTCTCCTCCGCCCAGGAGGAGGCCGACTTCGGTGCCACCGGCAAGACCATCACCGACCCGGGCTTCCTGCGGGCGTACGTCGAGTCCAGCGACGACGAGAACGCCGAGGCCGAGGACGCCGAGCGTCGCCTGCCCAACCTGGTCAAGGGCCAGCCGCTCACCGCCGACGAACTGGCCGCGCAGGGCCACCACACCCAGCCGCCGTCGCGCTACACCGAGGCGTCGCTGGTGAAGGCCCTCGAGGAGCTGGGCATCGGCCGCCCGTCGACGTACGCGTCGATCATGCAGACGATCCAGGACCGCGGCTACGTGACCAAGCGCGGCCAGGCGATGATCCCGACCTTCCTGGCCTTCGCCGTGATCGGCCTGCTGGAGCGGCACTACCCGCGCCTGATCGACTACGACTTCACCGCCAGCATGGAGAACGAGCTGGACGAGATCGCCGGCGGCGACCACGCCGCCGTCGACTTCCTCACCGCGTTCTACTTCGGCGGCGCCAACGGCGCCGGCGACCGGGACATCGCCCGCTCGGGCGGGCTGAAGAAGCTGGTCACCGAGAACATCAACGAGATCGACGCGCGCAGCGTCAACTCCATCCCGCTGTTCACCGACGACGAGGGCCGCGAGGTCGTCGTGCGGGTGGGCCGCTACGGGCCGTACCTCCAGCGGGCGGTGCCGGGCGAGCAGCAGGCGCCGGCCGCCGAGGGTGAGGAGGGCGGTGGCCAGGGCGACCGGGCCCCGATCCCCGAGGGGCTGGCGCCGGACGAGCTGACCCCGGAGAAGGTGCACGAGCTGTTCCTCGGCGGCGGGGGCGAGCGCAAGCTCGGCGACGACCCGGCCACCGGTGAGCCGATCCTGCTCAAGTCGGGCCGCTTCGGCCCGTACGTGGCCAGTGGCGAGCGCAAGTCGTCGCTGCTGCGCTCGCAGTCGCCGGACTCGCTGACCTTCGACGAGGCGCTGAAGCTGCTGAGCCTGCCCCGGCTGATCGGGGTGGCCCCGGACGGCGCTGAGGTCCTGGCGAACAACGGCCGCTACGGCCCGTACGTCAAGCAGGGCGACGAGTTCCGCTCGCTGGACTCCGAAGAGAAGATGTTCACCGTCACGCTGGACGAGGCGCTGGCCCTGCTGTCCGCCCCGAAGGCCCGCCAGCGCCGCGCCGCCGCGCCGCCGCTGCGGGAGATGGGCGTCGACCCGCTGACGGAAAAGCCGCTGGTCATCAAGGACGGCCGGTTCGGCCCGTACGTCACCGACGGCGAGACGAACGCGTCGCTGCGGCGCGGCCAGACCCCGGAGGCGCTGAGCATCGAGGAAGCCTCCGAGATGCTCGCCGAGAAGCGGGCGAAGGGGCCGGCGCCGAAGAAGAAGGCCGCCGCGAAGAAGGCGCCCGCGAAGAAGGCCACGGCGGCGAAGAAGACGGCTGCGGCGACCAAGTCGACGGCGGCGAAGAAGACCACGACGGCCAAGGCCACCACCGCCAGGAAGACCCCGGCGAAGAAGGCGGCCCCGAGAAAGGCCACCACCCCCAGCCCCGACTGATCCTGGCCGCCTCGCAAGCTGGCGTCGCAAGAGATCTTGGCAGGTCCAGGCCCCTCGAAGGGCCACCGCCTGCCAAGATCTCTTGCGTTTGTCCACAGGGGCAGCGCGCGGCGGTGCCTCGTGGGCAGGGTGGAGGGCGTGAGATTGCGCTTCACGCAACCCCCGGCGGCCCTGGGCCGTGCGGTGCCCGGCGACGACGCCGACGAGTTGACCTGGCTGCTTTTCCGGCAGGACGAGGTGATCAGCCTCGACCAGGCGCTGCGACACCTGTCCCACAAGGCGATCCGGCACCGGGTGACCAGCAGACGGTGGCGACACGTCCACCGTGCCGTCTTCGTGGCCCACAGCGGGCCGATCGGTCCCGCCCAGCTTCGATGGATCGCGGTGCTGGCCGCCGGGCCGGGCGCGATGCTCGGTGGGCTCACCGCCGCCCAGGCGGGAGGGCTGCGCGGCTTTTCCGACCTGGCGATCCACCTCCTGCTGCCGGCTGGCCGGCGGCGAGAGCTGCCGCAACGTGTGGTGGCGCACCGGACGACCCATCTGCCGGAGCGGGACGTGCTCGCGGTCGGGCAGCCACGTCGGACGATGCCCGCCCGGTCGGTCGTGGACGCGGCACAGTGGGCGCGTACCGACGCGGAGGCCCGGGCGATCGTCGCGGCAGGCTTCCAGCAACGGATCGTGTGCGAGGAGGAGCTGCGCGAGGTCCTCGACCGGATGCCACGGCTGCGTCGCCGGAAACTGATCCTGAGCGTCGCCACGGACGCGGGCGGCGGGGCGCACTCCCTGGCCGAGTTGGACTTCCTGGCTCTGACGCGCCGCGCCGGGCTGCCCGAACCCACTCGACAGAAGATCAGGTACGACACCACGGGACGGCGCCGCTACCTCGACGCGTACTTCGAGGAGTGGAGAGTGCACGTCGAGATCGACGGCGGCCAGCATCTCGACCCGCGTGCGGCCTGGGCCGACATGCGCCGTCAGAACGACCTGTGGGTCGAAGGGGATCGCGTCCTTCGATTCCCGTCCTGGGCCCTCCGCGCCCACCCGGCCGAGGTCATCGCCCAACTCCGTACGGCACTGCGCAGGGCGGGCTGGCCGGGCTGACGCCCGCCACGAGATCTTGGCAGCTCCCGGCCCCTCCGAGGGCCGCTCCTTGCCAAGATCGCTCGGCGAGCGGCGCCGCCGCGCGCCAGGGCGGGGGCGGGTTTGTCAGCCGAGGGTTCGGGTCAGGTGGGGGTTGGTGAAGAGGTGGTGTGGGTCCAGGCGGGCGCGTAGCGCCTGGAAGTCCGCCCAGCGGGGGTAGGCCGTCGCGAGCGACTCCGCGTCGCGCCAGTGCAGCTTGCCCCAGTGGGGCCGGCCGCCGAGGCTCGCGGCGACCTGCTCGAAGGCCCGGAAGTACGGCTCGTACGGCATGCCGACGTACTGGTGGACGGCCACGTACGCCGACTCGCGCCCGTAGCCGTGGGAGAGCCAGATGTCGTCGGCGGCGGTGAACCGCACCTCGACCGGGAAGAGCACCTTGAACGGCAGCCCGTCGACGATGCGCCGCAGCGCGTCGAGCGCCTCGGGCAGGGCGTCGCGCGGCAGGGCGTACTCCATCTCCATGAAGCGGACCCGGCGCGGGGTGCAGAAGACCTGGTCGGAGCGGCCGGTGTAGCGGCGTTCGGTGAGCGCGCGGGCGGAGACGGCGCTGATGCCGGGGGCGAGCGCCGGCACGGCGCGGCCGAGCCGGCAGGCCCCGGCGAAGACGGTGTTGGACAGGAACTCGTCGTCCAGCCAGTTGCGCCACCGGGGCAGTGGCCGGTCGTCGTCGGCGACCCGGTCGTTGGCCTTGACCTGTACTCGGGCGGTGTACGGGAACCAGTAGAACTCGACGTGGTCGTGCCTGTCGATCAGCGCGGGCAGCTCGTCGAGCACGGCCGCCAGCGGCGCCGGCCGCTCGTGGGCGCGCAGCACGAAGGCGTCCACACAGCGCAGGGTCACCTCGACGAGGACCCCGAGCGCGCCCAGCGACACCCGGGCGGCGGCGAAGACGTCGGGGTGCTCGTCGGCGGAGCAGCGCAGCACCTCGCCGGTGCCGGTGACGAGGGTGAGCGCCTCGACGAACGTCGACAGGCAGCCGTAGGCGGCGCCGGTGCCGTGGGTGCCGGTGGAGATCGCGCCGGCGATCGTCTGTGCGTCGATGTCGCCCAGGTTGGGTAGGGCCAGGCCGTGTGCGGCGAGCAGTTCGTTGAGTGCGCGCAGGGTGATCCCGGCCGGTACGGTGACCAGTCGGCGGTCGGTGTCGACGCGTACCCCGGTGTCCAGGTGGGTCAGTTCCATGCGTCGTCCGTCGGTGATCGCGACGCCGGTGAAGGAGTGGCCGCTGCCCACCGCCCGGATCCGGTCCCCGGCCGTCGCGGCGGCGCGGACAGCCTCGGTGACGTCGGCGAGGGAGGCGGGGCGCAGGATGGTGGTGGCGGTGGCGCGTTGGTTGCCGGCCCAGTTGGACCAGGCTGCCAGGGTGGGCGGTGTGGTACCGGCCATGCGCACTCCTCCACATGAATGTGAACTGACTTCATATCAGCAACGTTGTCGCAGGTAAATACCGCAATCGAGGTTTGCTCGTTGTACCGGTAGTCACGAACCCGTGACGTGCAGATATGTTCATCCGTCGAAGGGGGGTGGCGAGTGTCCACACCAGCCGCCACAGCCGGGCCGCTGCGCCGCGTACCGGTGCAGGGTCGAAGTGTCGCACGGGTCCAGCGGATGCTGGACGCCTGTGCAGAACTCGTCGACGAGGTGGGGTACGAGGGTCTGACCACGACCCTGCTCGCCGAGCGTGCCGAGGTGGCGATCGGGTCGGTCTACCAGTTCTTCCCGGACAAGCGGGCGATCGTGCAGGCGCTGACCCTGCGCACGATGGAGTCCTACCTCCAGCGGCTCGACGAGCGGTTCGCCTCCGACGACCTGACCCACTGGTGGGACGGGGTCGACGCGGGCATCGACGAGTACATCACGATGCACCGCACCGTTCCGGGATTCCGTACCCTGCACTTCGGCGACGTGGTCGACCTGCACCTGCTCGACGAGCAGCGGGACAACAACGGCGTGATCGCGGACCAGTTGGCCCGCGTACTGGCCGAGCGCTTCGGGCTCGACGTCCCCGACCTCCGGTTCCACCTGGAGATCGCCGTGGAGGCGGCCGACGCGCTGATCAAGTTGGCGTTCCGCCGGCTGCCCGAGGGCGACGACCGGGTCCTGGCCGAGGCGAAGGCGCTGATCCGGGAGTACCTGCACCGCCAGGTCGACGCCCCGGCCGACGCCAACCAGTCCGGCTGACCCGGCCGACGGCCGACCAGCCGGGCCGCGGTCGACCAGCCCCGGCGGGCGACGGCGATCAACCCGGCCGACGGCTGACCAGCCCGACGGAGGGTCTCGCCGACGCGGGCGCAAGCTGGCGGTGCCGCGCTGGTCGGCCGGATCAGAGGAAGGCGTGGCCCTCGCCCCGGTAGGTGGGCACGGTGGCCACGACCGCGTCCCCCTCGATCAGGTGCAGCTCGTTGACGCGCTCGCACAGCTCGCCGGCCTTGGCGTGCCGGAACCAGACCCGGTCGCCGACCCGCAGCGCGCCGGCCGCCGTGCCGGCCAGCGGGGTCTGCACCTCGCCGGCCCCCTCGGTGCCGATCAGCTTGAGGCTCTCCGGCAGCCACGGCCGGGGCAGCCGGCTGTCCTCGGCCGGGCCGGAGGCGATCCAGCCGCCGCCGAGCACGGTGGCCAGGCCGGGCCCCGGGCGGCGGACCACCGCGCAGGCGAAGGCCGCCGCCGGGGTGGGGCGCCAGGCGCGGTACGCGTCGAACAGCGTCGGTCCGTACAGTCCCGATCCCGCGGTGACCTCGGTGACCGCGGGATCGGCGCTGGTCGCGGCCACGCTGCCGGTGCCGCCGCCGTTGACGAACTCCAGGTCGGCGTGTTCGCGTACGGCGGCCACCGCCGCGCCCCGGCGGGCCAGCAACTCGCGGTACGACCCGCGCTGGGCCAGCCGGATCGCGGAGCCGAGCACCGCCCGCCCGGGCGGCGCGTCGCCGAGGCCGGCGATCTGCGCCTCGTACGCCATCAGCCCGACCAGCCGGAAGCCGGCGCGGTCGGCGACGGTGGCGGCGAGCGTGCCGGCGGCCCGGGCACTGTGCACCGGCGAGCGGCGCACCCCGACGTGCACCCGCCCGCCCAGCGGTCGCCAGGAGGCGTCCAGGTCGAGGCAGACCCGCAGCTCGGGGCGGTGCCCGGGCGGGCACACGGCGTCGACGAGGTCGAGCTGGTCGGTGCCGTCGATCATCAGCGTGACGGCCGCGGCGAGCGCCGGGTCGGCGGCGAGCGCGGCGAGTGCCCCCCGGTCGGCCGTGGGGTACGCCACCAGCGCGTCGTCGGTCACGCCGGCGCGGACCAGCCAGAGCGCCTCGGGCAGGGTGAAGGCCATCACGCCCCGC is drawn from Micromonospora sp. NBC_01740 and contains these coding sequences:
- a CDS encoding endonuclease domain-containing protein, which encodes MRLRFTQPPAALGRAVPGDDADELTWLLFRQDEVISLDQALRHLSHKAIRHRVTSRRWRHVHRAVFVAHSGPIGPAQLRWIAVLAAGPGAMLGGLTAAQAGGLRGFSDLAIHLLLPAGRRRELPQRVVAHRTTHLPERDVLAVGQPRRTMPARSVVDAAQWARTDAEARAIVAAGFQQRIVCEEELREVLDRMPRLRRRKLILSVATDAGGGAHSLAELDFLALTRRAGLPEPTRQKIRYDTTGRRRYLDAYFEEWRVHVEIDGGQHLDPRAAWADMRRQNDLWVEGDRVLRFPSWALRAHPAEVIAQLRTALRRAGWPG
- a CDS encoding D-arabinono-1,4-lactone oxidase; the encoded protein is MAGTTPPTLAAWSNWAGNQRATATTILRPASLADVTEAVRAAATAGDRIRAVGSGHSFTGVAITDGRRMELTHLDTGVRVDTDRRLVTVPAGITLRALNELLAAHGLALPNLGDIDAQTIAGAISTGTHGTGAAYGCLSTFVEALTLVTGTGEVLRCSADEHPDVFAAARVSLGALGVLVEVTLRCVDAFVLRAHERPAPLAAVLDELPALIDRHDHVEFYWFPYTARVQVKANDRVADDDRPLPRWRNWLDDEFLSNTVFAGACRLGRAVPALAPGISAVSARALTERRYTGRSDQVFCTPRRVRFMEMEYALPRDALPEALDALRRIVDGLPFKVLFPVEVRFTAADDIWLSHGYGRESAYVAVHQYVGMPYEPYFRAFEQVAASLGGRPHWGKLHWRDAESLATAYPRWADFQALRARLDPHHLFTNPHLTRTLG
- a CDS encoding TetR/AcrR family transcriptional regulator translates to MLDACAELVDEVGYEGLTTTLLAERAEVAIGSVYQFFPDKRAIVQALTLRTMESYLQRLDERFASDDLTHWWDGVDAGIDEYITMHRTVPGFRTLHFGDVVDLHLLDEQRDNNGVIADQLARVLAERFGLDVPDLRFHLEIAVEAADALIKLAFRRLPEGDDRVLAEAKALIREYLHRQVDAPADANQSG
- a CDS encoding amino acid deaminase/aldolase, whose protein sequence is MAIESDKLRDRLDRATAHLDPPYAVVDLAAFDDNAAALAERADGKPVRIASKSVRARDLIGRALGRPGWRGVMAFTLPEALWLVRAGVTDDALVAYPTADRGALAALAADPALAAAVTLMIDGTDQLDLVDAVCPPGHRPELRVCLDLDASWRPLGGRVHVGVRRSPVHSARAAGTLAATVADRAGFRLVGLMAYEAQIAGLGDAPPGRAVLGSAIRLAQRGSYRELLARRGAAVAAVREHADLEFVNGGGTGSVAATSADPAVTEVTAGSGLYGPTLFDAYRAWRPTPAAAFACAVVRRPGPGLATVLGGGWIASGPAEDSRLPRPWLPESLKLIGTEGAGEVQTPLAGTAAGALRVGDRVWFRHAKAGELCERVNELHLIEGDAVVATVPTYRGEGHAFL